CCCGCGAGGTCGACCTCGGCGACGATGCCCCAGTCGCGGTTGCCGTCCGGGTCGTCGAAGGTCTGCCGGACGATCCAGCGCTCGGGCTCCTCGGTGATCTGGAGCATCTCCGGGCCGCGGGCGTTCGCGCCCGTGCCGATCTCGTCGTACTCCTCGAAGTACGCCTCGACGGCGTCGCGCCAGGCGTCGGCGTCCCAGCCCGCGTGCTTGTCCAGCTCGCCCAGCTCGTAGTAGTTGCGGCGGGCGGCGAGTTCGACGCGGCGGAACAGCTGGTTGCGCACGAGCACCTTGAAGGCGCGCGCGTTGGCGGTGACCGGGGGCGGGCCGGTGTCCTCGGCGGGCTCGGGGCGGATGCCCTCTTCGTCGTCCTCGGGGTTGCGCAGGCGTTCCCATTCGTCGAGGAGGCTGGAGTCGACCTGGCGGACGAGTTCGCCGAGCCATTCGATGATGTCGGTCAGCTCGTCGGTCTTGGCCTCGTCGGGGACGGTGTGCCGCAGGGCCTTGTACACGTCGGCGAGGTAGCGCAGCACCAGGCCCTCGGATCGGGCGACCTGGTAGTAGGACACGTACTCGACGAAGGTCATCGCGCGCTCGTACATGTCGCGGACGACGGACTTGGGCTGCAGTTCGTGGTCGGCGACCCAGGGGTGGCCCTGGCGGTACATGTTGTAGGCGGCTTCGAGGAGGTCGGCCAGCGGCTTGGGGTAGGTGACGTCCTCCAGCAGCGCCATCCGTTCCTCGTACTCGATGCCCTCGGCCTTCATCTTGTTGACGGCCTCGCCGCGCGCCTTGAACTGCTGCTGGGACAGGATCGGGCGCGGGTTCTCCACGATGGACTCGATGATCGAGACCACGTCGAGGGCGTAGGAGGGGGACTCGCGATCGAGCAGGTCGATGGCGGCGAGCGCGAGCGGGGACAGCGGCTGGTTGAGGGCGAAGTCGAACTGGAGGTCGACGGTGAGCCGGACGCGGCGGCCTTCCTCGTCGGGTTCGGGGAGCTGTTCGACGACGCCCGCGGCGAGCAGGCCGCGGTACATGGCGATGGCGCGGCGGATGAGCTTGCGCTGGGTGGGGCGGTCCTCGTGGTTGTCCTCGAGGAGGTGGCGCATGGCGGTGAAGGCGTCGCCGGGCCGGTTGATCACGTTGAGCAGCATGGCGTGGCTGACCTTGAAGGTGGAGGTCAGCGGTTCGGGTTCGGCGGCGATCTGGCGTTCGAAGGTGGGTCTGCCCCAGGAGACGAAGCCTTCCGGTGCCTTCTTGCGGACGATCTTGCGCTTCTTCTTGGGATCGTCGCCCGCCTTGGCGATGGCGCGTTCGTTCTCGATGTCGTGGTCGGGGGCCTGGACGACGACGGTGCCCGCGGTGTCGTAGCCCGCGCGCCCGGCGCGGCCCGCGATCTGGTGGAACTCGCGGGCTTTGAGGTGGCGGGTGCGGACGCCGTCGTACTTGCTGAGCGCGGTGAGCACGACGGTGCGGATGGGGACGTTGATCCCGACGCCGAGGGTGTCGGTG
The window above is part of the Allokutzneria albata genome. Proteins encoded here:
- a CDS encoding DEAD/DEAH box helicase, encoding MTLTDQLPGSADPDALFDAFTTWTTGQGIELYPAQQEALIEIVSGANLILSTPTGSGKSLVAVGAHFTAMANGTRSFYTAPIKALVSEKFFALCDTFGPANVGMLTGDSSVNSDAPIICCTAEILANIALRDGADADVGQVVMDEFHFYSEPDRGWAWQVPLLELPRAQFVLMSATLGDVRRFETDLTRRTGRPTAVVANTERPIPLHYRYAMTPLQETLEELLATQGAPVYVVHFSQAAALERAQALMSINVCTKAEKAAIADLIGNFRFTAGFGKTLSRLVRHGIGVHHAGMLPKYRRLVEQLAQAGLLKIICGTDTLGVGINVPIRTVVLTALSKYDGVRTRHLKAREFHQIAGRAGRAGYDTAGTVVVQAPDHDIENERAIAKAGDDPKKKRKIVRKKAPEGFVSWGRPTFERQIAAEPEPLTSTFKVSHAMLLNVINRPGDAFTAMRHLLEDNHEDRPTQRKLIRRAIAMYRGLLAAGVVEQLPEPDEEGRRVRLTVDLQFDFALNQPLSPLALAAIDLLDRESPSYALDVVSIIESIVENPRPILSQQQFKARGEAVNKMKAEGIEYEERMALLEDVTYPKPLADLLEAAYNMYRQGHPWVADHELQPKSVVRDMYERAMTFVEYVSYYQVARSEGLVLRYLADVYKALRHTVPDEAKTDELTDIIEWLGELVRQVDSSLLDEWERLRNPEDDEEGIRPEPAEDTGPPPVTANARAFKVLVRNQLFRRVELAARRNYYELGELDKHAGWDADAWRDAVEAYFEEYDEIGTGANARGPEMLQITEEPERWIVRQTFDDPDGNRDWGIVAEVDLAGSDEEGTAVIYVTGVGEF